Below is a genomic region from Sulfitobacter sp. OXR-159.
CTCATCCGCGATCAAGATGTCGGGCTTGTTGGCCAGCGCCATCGCGATCATTACGCGCTGCCGCTGCCCGCCGGAAAGCTGGTGCGGATAGGCGCCCATGCGGCTCTCCGCGTCATTGATGCCGACCTGTTCCAAGAGGCTCAACACCCGCGCCCGCGCCTCGGCCCCCTGCAATCCCTGATGCAGCGCCAGCGACTCCGCCAGTTGCTTTTCGATCGTGTGCAGCGGGTTGAGCGAGGTCATCGGCTCTTGAAAAATGAACGAGATGTCGTTGCCGCGCACCTTATGCAGCAGCTTGTCATCCGCGCCGATCATCTCTTGCCCGTCATAGGTGACCGAGCCGCTGACCCGCGCGCTATCGCCCAAGAGCGACACCGTCGAGAGCGCCGAGACCGACTTGCCCGAGCCGCTTTCGCCCACCAGAGCCACCGTCTCTCCCCGGTTCACGGCAAAGCTGACCCCGCGCACCGCCGGCATCAACTGCCCGTCCTGCCGAAAAAAAACCTGCAGGTCTTTGACGTCCAACAAAGCAGTCACGAGAAGGTCTTTCTGGGATCGAATGCGTCGCGGATGCCTTCAAAGATGAAGACCAGCAGCGACAACATGATGGCAAAGGTAAAGAAGGCCGAGAAGGCCAGCCAAGGCGCTTGCAGGTTCTGCTTAGCTTGCAGCGTCAATTCCCCCAGCGACGGCGCCGAGGACGGCAGGCCGAAGCCCAAGAAGTCGAGCGTCGCCAGCGTGGAAATCGTGCCCGTGATGATAAACGGCAGCATGGTCAGCGTCGCCACCATCGCGTTGGGCAACATATGGCGCAGCATGATGGTGCCGTTGCCCACCCCAAGCGCACGGGCAGCGCGGACGTATTCAAGGTTGCGTGCGCGCAGGAATTCGGCCCGCACCACGCCCACCAGCGCCGTCCATGAGAACAGCACCAAGAGGATCACTAAGAGCCAGAAACTTCGCCCCAGAATCGCGAACATAATGATGATCACGTAGAGCGACGGGGTTGAGGACCAAATCTCGATGATGCGCTGAAAGATCAGATCGAGCCAGCCGCCGAAGAAGCCCTGCACCGCACCCGCCAGAATGCCGATGATCGACGCCGCCCCGGTGACGATCAGGGTGAACACCACCGAAAGCCGGAAACCATGAATCACCCGTGCCATAACATCGCGTTTGGTGCCGTCGGTCCCGAGCCAGTTCTGCCCATTGGGCGGCAGCGGTGCGGCACCGGGGCGGTCCACGGCGGTGTCGAAGGAATAGGGAATGACGGGCCAAAGCGCCCAGCCCTTATCGATCGCTTCGCCTTCAACCTCGCCATCCTCGGCGTCGAGGATATAGCCCTCAGGATCGTCGAAACAGGCATCCAATCCGCCAGTGGCAATGAGGCATTGCACCTCCGGGTCGCGATAGGCGGCTTCGGTCTGGAAATCCCCGCCAAAAGCGGTCTCGGGGTAGAAATTGAAGATCGGCGCGTAATACTCGCCGCGGTAGCTCACGAGGATCGGCTTGTCGTTGGCCACGAACTCGGCCAGCAGCGAAATGCCAAAAAGGATCGCGAAAATCCACAACGACCAATAGGCACGGCGGTTCGCGGTGAAATTGCGCCAGCGGCGCTGGTTCAGGGGGGACAGCGCCATCAGCCTTCCCTCTTCTCAAAGTCGATGCGCGGGTCGACGAGCACATACATCATGTCCGACAAAATGCCGACGACAAGGCCGATGAGGCCAAAGATGAAGAGCGTCCCGAAGACAATCGGATAGTCGCGCGCAACCGCTGCCTCAAAACCCAGACGCCCCAACCCATCAAGGCTAAAGATCGTCTCGATAATGATCGACCCGCCGAAGAAGACCGAGATGAAGACCGCCGGAAAACTGGCGATCACGATCAGCATCGCGTTGCGAAAAACATGCCCGTAAAGCACCTTGCGCTCTGACAGGCCTTTGGCGCGGGCGGTGATGACATATTGCTTTTTGATCTCGTCCAGAAAGCTGTTCTTGGTCAGCAGCGTTAGCGTGGCAAAGGCCGAGATGGTCGAGGCCAGTACCGGCAGCGTGATGTGCCAGAAATAGTCGGACACCTTGCCCAAGGGGCTGAGGCTGTCGAAATTATCCGAGGTCAGGCCACGCAGCGGGAAGATCTGCCAGTAAGACCCACCGGCAAAGAGCACCAGCAGCAGGATGGCAAAGAGGAAACCGGGGATCGCATAGGCCGCAATGATAGCGCCCGAGGTCCAGGTATCGAACCGGCTTCCGTCGCGAACCGCTTTGCGAATGCCTAGGGGGATCGACACCAAGTGGGCGATCAGCGTTGACCAAAGCCCAAGCGTGATCGAGACCGGGAGCTTTTCCTTGATCAGGTCGATCACACTGATGGCACGGAAGTAACTCTCGCCGAAATCAAGCCGCATGTAGTTCCACAGCATGTGAAAGAACCGCTCCACGGGGGGTTTGTCGAAGCCGAATTCCTTCTCCAACTCCTCGATTAACTCAGGCGGCAACCCGCGCGCGCCGACATAGGTACTGTCAGACCCGCGTGCCATCGTGTCGACCCCGGCGTCGTTGTTGCCCCCGGCAAAGCCGCCAAAGATATCGCCGCCGCCCTGTATCCGCGCGATGGCCTGCTCGACCGGGCCACCGGGGACGAATTGCACCAAGGCAAAGTTGACCAGCATGATGCCGAACAAGGTCGGGATCACCAGCAACAGCCGTCTGAGAATATAAGCACCCATGAGGTCGCTTTACCGCAAGGCGCCGGAGGCGCGCAATTGCTGCGCGCGGTCTTCGTCATACCACCAGAAATCGAGGTAGCCCAAAGCATAGGACGGAATCTCGGGGTGGTCGTATTGGTCGTAATAGGCAACCCAATAGCTGTCGTTGTACCATGTGGGGATCATGAAGAATTCATGCCGCAGCGCCCGATCCAGAGCCATCAGAGCCGCATCTTCGTCCTCTGCCGTTTCGGCATCGAGCGAGGCTTCGATGATCGCGTCGACCAGCGGGCTGGCAAGCCCTGCGGGGTTGAACAGCGAAAATTCCGCCGCCTCGGACCCGTAGCGCTGCGACAGACCGGTGCCGGTGCCAAGGAAGGCGGCATAGGCGTCATAGATCATGTCATAGTCGCGGTCCCGCTCGCGGGCGGTGTATTGCGAACTGTCCACCTTCTCCAGCCGCGCGTCGATGCCGATGGATTGCAGGTTGCCCACAAAATTTTCGATCACCGCCGAAATCGTCGGCGACCCGGCGGAGTTCATCAGGAAGTTCAGCCGCAGGGGTTCGCCCGCCTCATTGACACGCATGCCGTTCTGCACGGTCCAACCCGCATCCTCCAACAGCTTGGACGCCTGCCGCGCGTTGCGGCGGTCCAACAGGCGGCTGGGGTCTGAGGTATGCGGCACCACGGCAGGCGCGCTCAACAGCTCCCCCGGCACCAGATCGCCAAGGCTTTCCAGAAGCGCCAGTTCCGCCCCCTCGGGCGCGGCCCCGGCCATCAGCGGCGTGTCTTGCGTGAACGAGGCGCGGTGGCTGAAGAGCCCGTATTGCAGCGACTCGTTGGTCCATTCAAAGTTGAACATCAGTGCCACAGCCTCGCGCACACGGCGGTCCTGCAGCGTCTCGCGGCCGAGGTTAAAGATGATCCCCGATGGCGTGGGGGGCGAGCCGTCGGGCAGCTCGGCCTTGACGATGTCGCCGTCACTCACCTTGGAGAAGTCGTAGCCCGTGGCCCATTTCTTTGAATCCCCTTCGGCGCGGAAGGTGTATTCGCCCGCCTTGAACGCCTCAAAGGCCGAAGTGTCGTCGCTGAAAATCTCCAGCCGGATGCGGTCGAAATTCATGCGGCCACGGTTGATCGGCAGGTCGCGGCCCCAGTAGTCGGGGTTGCGTTTCAGCACGATGCGCTTGGTCAGATCGACGCTTTCGACCATATAGGCGCCCGATCCGGGGGGCGGGTCCATCCAGCTGTCTTTAAGGGTGTTGCCGGTTTCCTCGAACCAATGTTTCGGCCATGCGGGCACGCCGCCCACCGTCTCGATCAGGCTGCGGCGGGAGATACCGTCGGCAAAGTGGAACTTCACCGTGTGGTCGTCCAGCGCCTCGACCTTGGGGATGCGCTTACGCACCGCGTCGGCATAGGACTTCAGACCCTCATCCAAGAGCAAGTTGTGCGAAAACACGATGTCATGCGCGGTCACCGGCGTGCCGTCCGAAAACGTCGCCTCGGGGCGCATGTGGAAGGTCACCCAAGACTTGTCCTCGGGATACTCAAGGCCTTCGCACAGCAGGCAGTAGCTTTCGCCATAGACATCCGCTGGCAGCGGCTCACCCGATGGGGCCTCGCCCAGCAGGCTTTCAAACCCGAAGATCGAGAACAGGTGCGCACGGCCCTTGCCGGAATAGGGGTTCATCGAATCCAGCGTGCCCACGAAGGGGATCGAGATTTCCCCGCCCTTGGGTGCATCGGGGTTCACATAGTTAAAATGCTCGAAATCCGCCGGGTAGGTCAGATCGCCATAAAATGAATAGCCATGGCTTTTGATGACCTCCTGCTCCTGCTCCTGCGCCGCGGCGGCACCGGCCAAGAGGGCCGCCACCATCAGCGTCAGCGTCGCGAGCCATAGCGGCAGGTCATCAAAGACCGAAGGGCGGGTCGCGGCGCGGGTCTGGGCACGGGGCATAGGTCACTCCTTGGCGTGGCATAGTCCGGGTAGGCGTCATCTAGGCTAACGCTGTGAGATGCCAAGATACAAGTTGCGAATATGTAAGGTTGCCCTGCACGGGCGGTCCACCGCGGAGGTTGCCCCATCGAAGGGCGATTTCCCCCGCTTCCGCTCGCGAGAATGTGTAGCCCGACGCCCGGGAACTTCGCAGGCCAGCCGATTTCTCGCCCCAAAATTAACAGATTCTTCACTCAAGTTAACGATGCGTAAACTGGAGCAGACGATGAGAACCTACCCGATTCCCTTTAACGAAGAAGCCCGCTTGCGCGCCGTTTTTGATGTGCCCGGCCTCACAGCCGAGAACGAAGCTTTGTTCGACACTATCTGCGAGGCCACCCGCCGTCTGCTTGACTGTCCGATTGCACATATCAGCGTCGTGGAGGCCGAAACCCAATGGTACAAATCCGTGGTTGGCTACCCGCTGGAACCGATGCCGAAAGACACCGGGTTTTGCAGCCATACGATCATGTCGGACGTGCCACTGGTGGTGCCCGACCTCAGCAAAGACCCCCGATTTGAGCGCCACCCCATGGTTGCCAAGGGCGGACCCGAGGCGCGCTATTACTGCGGCGTGCCACTGATCCTGTCCTCGGGCCACCGCTTTGGCAGCCTCTGCGCGCTGGACCTGCAACCGCACGAACAGCCCTCCGAGAAACAGATCGCCCTGTTGGAAGACCTTGGCCGTATGGTCGTCGCGGCGCTTGAGCGCAGCCAGCCGAACGCCCCTGAGCTAAAGGCCGACACCAGCGCCGAATCCACCTTTTTAACGCTGGTAGGTCACGAACTGCGAACACCGCTCACGGTTCTCTTCGGCAGCCTGCGTATGTTGGAGGCTAAAGCCGAACAAGGGGTGAACCCGCTGCTGATTCGCTCTGCCCGACGGTCTGTCGACCACCTCAGCGCGTTGATCGAGACGATCATATCCTACAGCAATGTCAGCACCGGAGAGCTGCGCCTGAACGAGCGGAAATGCAATCTGAACGATCTTTTGCAATCAGTTTCGGCCCTGCATTTCGCCACCACAGATGCGACCACGAAAACCATCACTCTGCGCGACAGCCTGCCGCTTGAGGAAATGCACATAGATGGCGACCAGATCGAATTGGCAGTGACGGCCTTGGTTCTGAACTCCGTGCTACACGGGGGCAGTGAGATCGCGCTAGGGACGTTCAAAGACGTCGAGGGCAATATCGAGATTTCGATCACCGACAATGGCTCTTTTGACGATCACGTCGACCTTGCCGAGCTTTACAAACCCTTTGTCGTCGGCGGCATGATGGACCATCGCAGCACCAAGGGCGGGCTGGGCCTTGGCCTGCCGCTGACCCGCAAGCTGATCGAAATGCACGGCGGGGATTTCGAGGTGCATGTAGAGGCGGGCCGCAGCCGCGCCGTGATCCGCCTGCCCGCGTGGCGCTGCGACATCGGCGGGATCGCCGCGGCAAACGTCGCCGCCCCGGTGATCGCGGCTCAGTAATTTTGAAGCGCGGGGAGCGCACTATGCCGCGCCCCGCTCTTTGCTCAGGCTCCGTCGACCGTGCGGATCAATGCGTTGATCTCTTCCGCCAATAGGTCCGGGTGATCCTCAGGCGTGAAGTGTTTGCCCCCTTCGATCCGCCGCAGCGGTGCATTCAGATCTTTCGCCAGCCGCTCCCCATATTCGAGCTTTTGAAACTCATCGGCCGCGCCCCAAACGATCCGAGCGGGGATGTTGAGCGTGGGCAGCTTGTCCGCGATGGCCTTGGTATCTTCCACGTCCAGCGACTGCGCCTGCCGGACAAAGGCTTCGGCCTCTCCATGTTGGGCGTAATGCGGGGCATGGGCGTCAAAGGCAGCCTCGGCGGCGGCGTCGGTCTCATGCCCCTTGGAGAACATCATCTTCAGCAACTGGTGGAACGACCCATCGGGCGCATGTTTCGCCACGCCGCCAGTCTTGGCCACGGCGCTGACCAGCGGCACGGGCCATGAATCATAGCTGATCGCATTCGTCAAAAGCAGCCCGCTGACCATTCCAGGATGACGCACCGCTGCAATTTGCGCGACACCGCCGCCAAGGTCATGCGCGGCAAGGATCGCACGCGAGATACCCTGATCGCGCATCCAAGCGACCAAATAGTCCGCCTGGGCCGAGACCGAAATATCACGCCCTTCGCCCTGCGGGATAGAGGCACCATACCCCGGCATTTCCCAAGCGAGCACCCGGCGCCCGGTGACCTTCGGGGCGACATCCCGCCAAAGCGCGGGGCATGTGGGAATACCGTGAAGCAGGATGACAGGATCACCCGCCCCCGTCTCTTCCCAACGCATTTCGATCCCATTGACCGTGGTTGTATGACTTTGCATGTCGCGTCTCCTTTCGGTGTGGACGTTTCATGGCCCAACACCCGCATGAAGAAGACGTTCCGCCGCGCCCAAGAGCGCCAAGGTATCAGTAAGGGATAATCGGAGCCGTTTGACCACGGGCTTCACTTCCAGCTACGGTAATTTCATATCATCAATGTCTATCGATCTAAAAATCTATATTGAGGACTAAAAATGGCAGAGCTGATTGGCGCTGAAGGATTTGACAGAGACATACTTTTCAATCCGTCTCCATGGCGTGAACTCATCATGACACAGAATGAACTATTCGATCCAGCTACGCTGTACGATATTTCCGATCGGTTGCGTCGGGAGTTCCACCACGGGCATATGCCAAATCGCAAAATGCCAGAGATACCCCGAGAAAACTGGCATACTGACCTTCTTGCCCCCTATTTGTCCAAGACAATAGGCTATGACCTTCCCTGCCTAATATCCGCTGACCGCACTGCCCGAGGTCGCATTATGCTATGCGCCCAAGATCCCAAACGAGAAGGCGATGAACCAATTCTTTCGGTTGGAACGTTTTTCGGGATTGATAGTGACTATCACCGTTGTCGGCGTCATTGGGGCATGATTTGGCAACTGATTAGACGTTGTGTCTTTTCAGGTTACGATGTCTGGGCCACAGATGCCGTTAAACTTTATGCAGGCCGAAATGTCATACGGAAGGACAGAGCGCTACGTGAACTATGTTTTTCTGTCATTCGACAAGAGGTAGAAGCATTTCAACCAGACCGCATCCTTGCGATTGGGAATGACGCTCGCGACGCATTGGTTGCTGCGGGAACGCAGTCTCCGGTTGTTCATGTTGTTCACCCAACAGCGCGCGGCCTCACAGGCCCTTTTAAGGACCGCCTTGAGTTATATTGGGAAGCATTAGGCGGGAATGCCTTAACCGCATAGCCGCGCCCAAACGCAAAAGCCGCCCCAGAGGGCGGCTTTCACTCACGCAATGCAGCGTGGAATTAGTTGGAAACGCTTTGTAGGTAAGCGATCACGTCAGCGCGGTCTTCGACTTTACGCAGACCGGCGAAACCCATGGTGGTGCCGGGGGCATAGCCTTTGGGGCTCGTGAGGAAGGCGCTCAGCTCTTCCGGGGTCCATGCACCTTCGAGCGAGGTCAGAGCGCCGGAATACCCGAAACCGTCAACCGAGGCGATATCGCGGTCGACCACACCGTCAAGGTGCGGACCAACGGCGTTGGAGCCGTCGACCTTGTGGCACGCGGCGCATTTGCGGAACACTTTAGAGCCGCTGTCGGCATCGCCTTCGGCCATCACGGCGGTAAAGTCGATCTCTTCGCCGCCTTCGTCACCACCGGCATCGGCCACTTCGATCACATAGGACGCTTCCCCATGTGCATCGGCGTGGTAAATCTCTTCCCCCGCCCATTTGCCCAGCAGAAGTACCAACCAGGCGCCGAATACGCCGGCTGCGATTTTGGTCAGGGTCATTGTATCGAACATGCGTCAGGGTCCATCACTTGGTATTGGCACCATGGGCGGGCCATGGTTCTTGGCATCGTTGCCCGCGTATCTATTGCTTTCCCTTGGCGCAGGCAAGGTGTAGTTACCGCGACCAATTGCCCTTCTCCGCGCCTTTTGCAGCAGGATACGATCCATGACCGCCCAGACCACGCCGCGCATCGCCTTCCAAGGGGCCCTTGGCGCCTATAGTCACGAGGCCTGCCTTCAAGCCTGCCCCGACATGGAACCGGTGCCCTGCCAGTCGTTCGAAGGCGTGATCCGCGCCGTAAATGAAGGGCGCGCCGAACTGGCGATGCTGCCGGTGGAGAACACGACCTATGGCCGTGTGGCCGATATCCACCGCCTGCTGCCGGAAAGCGGGCTGCATATCATCGGCGAAGCTTTCGTCCGGGTGCGCATCGCTCTGATGGCCCGCCCCGGCGTGGCATTAAAAGACATCAAACATGTCCGCGCGCATCTGGTGCTGCTGCCGCAGGCGCGCAGTTTCTTGCAGCAACATGGCATCACCTCTGAACCCGCCGCCGATTCCGCCGGGGCCGCCGCCGAACTGGCCGCGACCGAGGGCAGCACCGATGGCGTTCTGGCAGGCGAGGTCGCGGCAGAGATCAACGGCCTGACCGTGCTGGCCCGCGATATCGAGGATATGGACCACAACACCACCCGCTTTCTGCTGATGGCCCCGCAGATCGACCTTTCGCGCCGGGCCGAGCGGATGCTGACCACCTTCGTCTTCGAGGTGCGCAACATTCCCGCCGCGCTTTACAAGGCGATGGGGGGCTTTGCGACCAATGGGGTGAACATGACCAAGCTCGAAAGCTATATGGTCGGCGGGTCCTTCACCGCGACACAGTTCTACGCCGATATCGAGGGCCATCCCGCAGACCCGGCGGTGAAACGCGCGCTGGATGAATTGGGGTATTTCACCAATATGCTTGAGATTCTGGGGGCCTACCCCGCCCATCCCGACCGGGGCGCGCCGACCGGGATGTAGGCTGGGCGCGCAGGCTCAGACTTTGACGCCGCGGGCGTGACGCTCTTCCATACCGCGGGCATATTCCGCGACGCGGTCCTTGTATTTCTTGGTCAGGGTCGTCTTGGCCAGTTTGAGCGATTGCACCCAAAGCCGCGCGGAAAGCGTCAGCGGCTTGATCTCAAGCGCGACCAACACGCGCGTGCTGTTGCGCGACAGGGGCATCAGTTCAAAGGACATTTGCCCCGCCAACCCCTGCGACATGCTGTCGATCACCATCTCGTTGGGCCGGTCGAAGGTCACCATTTCAAGCGTCAGCTCGCGCCGCTTGCCGCGCAGGGGGAAGACCGCGTTCCACGTCATTCCCACACCGGGCTGATGCATCGTATCGGCGCGCTGCACCTCGGCACCGCGCCGCATGGCCGCCCGCTCAAAGCTCTCAAAATCGCACAACATGTCAAAGACCGCCTCAATCGGGGCTTCGACGTCTTCTTTGGTCGAGAATTTCATTCCGTCCGTTCCAATTCTTCTGCTCGCATTTGCCACCCCTGCCGCTTTGAGCGGGCCTGTTAGGTCGGTGTATCAGGTCAGTGTATCCGCAAGCCAGTTTTCCAGCAAGAAATGCGCGATGGCCCCGCGCCGGGCGGGCAACAGACGCGGGTGGCTTCCGGCAAAGACATCCATCATCTCTTCGCGGGTGACCCAAAGCGCGTCTTCGATCTCAACCGGCTCAATGGTCAGGTCACGGCTCAGCGCTTCGCCAGCGCAACCCAACATCAGCGAGGCCGGAAAAGGCCATGGCTGGCTGGAAAGGTAGCTCACCGCGCCGACTTGCACCCCTGCTTCTTCAAAAACCTCCCGCCGCACGGCGGCCTCTACCGTCTCTCCCGGTTCGACAAAGCCTGCCAGCAGGGAATACATCCCCTCGGGCCAGCCGGGGGAGCGGCCCATGAGCACGGAGTTGCCATGGGTTATCAACATGATGACCACCGGGTCGGTGCGCGGGAAATGCGCGCCGCCGCAGTCGGGGCAGACGCGCTGCCATCCGCCTTGGGCCGGATCGGTCGCAGCGCCGCAGCGCGCGCAATGGCGGTGCGTTTCGTGCCAACCGAGGATCGCCTTGCCGCTGGCAGCCAGTTCGGCATCGCGCGGGTCAAGCCATGTCATCACCCGCCGCAACTCGGCGAATGCCATGTCATCGCCCAGCAGTGGGTGCCGCTGCTCGCTGGGGTCAAGGAACGCCCCCAGTTGCGATTGGTCCAGATCGGCAGGCTGCCAGCCTGAAATATCGACGGCAAAGCGCGCGGCCCCGTCCTCACGGCCCAGCAAGATCGGCGCGGCAGCGGCCTCTTGCAGCGCCGGGTGATCCATCGCCAATCGGACCAAACCGGCAGGGCGTTCAGGCGCGATCAGGGGTTTGCCACGCCAAAAGACGATGGCGCGCGCCGCAGGGTCGGCGCGAAGCTGCGCCAACGCTTCCGGGTTGCCACGTATCTCTCCCGCCCGATCAAGGGCCGAGCCTCCAAAGGTTACCGTCTCCGCGTGACGCATGGTGCTCTCCCGATACCGGCCCGATACAGGCTTTGTGCGTTTCGCCCAGCCATGCCACGGCGCAGGCGATATTGGCAATCCCAAGCCCCCTTGCCAGAGCGGTTGAAATCTGGTCATATCAAAACAGCTTTAGGTTGTGTAATTTTAACGAGTAATTCCCTTTACGGTGAACAAGCGCAGCACATATGTCACGGCCGGTGTCGTTCCCCCCGAGGGGGGCACCCCGGTCGGGGCACGTCTGCGCATATTGGCCACGACTGATTTGCACATGCAAATTGTAGGCCATGATTATGTGGGCGACCGTTCGGTGGGGCACCATGGGCTGGCCGGGGTTGCCACGCTGATCCGCGCCGCCCGGCAAGAGGCCGCTGAACAGGGCGCGGCCTGTCTCTTGCTCGACAATGGTGATCTGTTGCAGGGCAATGCCTTGGGCGACCAACTCGCCCAGATGCCGGTCACCCCCACGCATCCGCTTGTCGCCTGTGTAAACCATCTGCGATATGATGGATTGGGCTTGGGCAATCACGACCTTGATCATGGTCTGCCCTATCTGCGCGCCGTGGCGGGCGCGATTGATATGCCGCTGATCTCAACTAATTTGCATCTGACCGATCCCGGCCCCCTGCGCCGCTGGGCCGTTGTGTCATGCCTGCTGCCCGCTGTCGGGGGGCATCCCTCCTCTACGCTGCAGGTTGGCCTGCTCTCCGTTCTGCCGGGCCGAACGGCGATTTGGAACCGCGAGGTCTTGGAAGACGCGGCTGAGATCGTCAGCCCCCTCGAAAGCCTGCGCAGCGCCGCCCTGACGCTGCGGGCAGAGGGGGCCGACCTGATCGTGCTGCTGGCCCATATGGGCATCCCCCAAAAAGGAGAGATCGCCGCCGAAGAAGACATCTGCGCCTTGGCTCAGATCGAAGGGATCGACGCCGTGATTACCGGCCACACCCACCTTCGGTTTCCCGGCGCGGACCACGGCCCGCGCAAGGGGGTCGACACGCAGGCAGGCACCCTGTCCAACCGACCGGCGGCAATGCCGGGGTTTGGCGGGTCCGATTTGGCGGTGCTAGATTTGGCCCTTGAACGGGACGCACGGGGGGGTTGGCGGGTGTCGCAGCATCACAGCCACCTGCGCGACAACAGCGCGCAAACGCTGGCCGATCCCGTGGTGCTCAGTGCCGCGCGGATCAGTCACATTGGCACCCGCAAGCATCTGGAAGAGGTGGTCGGTCACACGGGGAGGCCGCTGCACAACTACTTTGCCCTTGCCATGCCCACCCCCATCGACGCGCTGACCGCCCGCGCGCAGGCCGAGGTGATACGCAAGGGCGTGGCGGGCACGGCAGACAGCGCATTGCCCATCCTCGCGGCCACGGCGGCACATACGGCGGGCGGGCGCGGCGGGCCCGAGCATTTTCTGCACATCCCCCCCGGTGCGGTGCAGCGCCGCCATATCGCCGGGCTGGTTCCTTATCAAAACGCGGTCTGGGCGCTGCGTATCACGGGGGCTGACCTCCGGCGACGGCTGGAAAAAGCGGCCGAGGTTTTCGCCCCGCTTGGCAGTGCGACAGGTCCGCTTCTCGACCCGTGCCGCCCGCCCTTTCACTGCGATACGATCTACGGCGTGACCTATGCAATCGACCCGCAGCGCCCCCGTGGGGCCCGTATCACCGCGCTGTCGTGGCAGGGGGTTCCTGTCGAGCCCGACCAACAGTTTCTATTGGCAACCAACCAGTTTCGCGCAGCGGGCGGCGGCGGATTTGACCGTACCCCCATCGCAGATGTCGCCCTGCGCAGCCCGCTGCCCCTGACAGACGCGCTGATTGCCGCCCTCGCCACGGGCCCGGACCACCCGTGGTCGGACGCCCTCCCATGGCACTTCGATGCGACCGGAGCGCAAGCGGTCCACTATACCTCACCGGGCGCACTGCCCTTTCTTAATGATATCGCGCACCTGTCGCCCGATCCCCGCGGAATGACGGCGTCG
It encodes:
- a CDS encoding alpha/beta hydrolase — translated: MQSHTTTVNGIEMRWEETGAGDPVILLHGIPTCPALWRDVAPKVTGRRVLAWEMPGYGASIPQGEGRDISVSAQADYLVAWMRDQGISRAILAAHDLGGGVAQIAAVRHPGMVSGLLLTNAISYDSWPVPLVSAVAKTGGVAKHAPDGSFHQLLKMMFSKGHETDAAAEAAFDAHAPHYAQHGEAEAFVRQAQSLDVEDTKAIADKLPTLNIPARIVWGAADEFQKLEYGERLAKDLNAPLRRIEGGKHFTPEDHPDLLAEEINALIRTVDGA
- a CDS encoding prephenate dehydratase, producing the protein MTAQTTPRIAFQGALGAYSHEACLQACPDMEPVPCQSFEGVIRAVNEGRAELAMLPVENTTYGRVADIHRLLPESGLHIIGEAFVRVRIALMARPGVALKDIKHVRAHLVLLPQARSFLQQHGITSEPAADSAGAAAELAATEGSTDGVLAGEVAAEINGLTVLARDIEDMDHNTTRFLLMAPQIDLSRRAERMLTTFVFEVRNIPAALYKAMGGFATNGVNMTKLESYMVGGSFTATQFYADIEGHPADPAVKRALDELGYFTNMLEILGAYPAHPDRGAPTGM
- a CDS encoding c-type cytochrome, translating into MFDTMTLTKIAAGVFGAWLVLLLGKWAGEEIYHADAHGEASYVIEVADAGGDEGGEEIDFTAVMAEGDADSGSKVFRKCAACHKVDGSNAVGPHLDGVVDRDIASVDGFGYSGALTSLEGAWTPEELSAFLTSPKGYAPGTTMGFAGLRKVEDRADVIAYLQSVSN
- a CDS encoding GAF domain-containing sensor histidine kinase yields the protein MRTYPIPFNEEARLRAVFDVPGLTAENEALFDTICEATRRLLDCPIAHISVVEAETQWYKSVVGYPLEPMPKDTGFCSHTIMSDVPLVVPDLSKDPRFERHPMVAKGGPEARYYCGVPLILSSGHRFGSLCALDLQPHEQPSEKQIALLEDLGRMVVAALERSQPNAPELKADTSAESTFLTLVGHELRTPLTVLFGSLRMLEAKAEQGVNPLLIRSARRSVDHLSALIETIISYSNVSTGELRLNERKCNLNDLLQSVSALHFATTDATTKTITLRDSLPLEEMHIDGDQIELAVTALVLNSVLHGGSEIALGTFKDVEGNIEISITDNGSFDDHVDLAELYKPFVVGGMMDHRSTKGGLGLGLPLTRKLIEMHGGDFEVHVEAGRSRAVIRLPAWRCDIGGIAAANVAAPVIAAQ
- a CDS encoding extracellular solute-binding protein — protein: MPRAQTRAATRPSVFDDLPLWLATLTLMVAALLAGAAAAQEQEQEVIKSHGYSFYGDLTYPADFEHFNYVNPDAPKGGEISIPFVGTLDSMNPYSGKGRAHLFSIFGFESLLGEAPSGEPLPADVYGESYCLLCEGLEYPEDKSWVTFHMRPEATFSDGTPVTAHDIVFSHNLLLDEGLKSYADAVRKRIPKVEALDDHTVKFHFADGISRRSLIETVGGVPAWPKHWFEETGNTLKDSWMDPPPGSGAYMVESVDLTKRIVLKRNPDYWGRDLPINRGRMNFDRIRLEIFSDDTSAFEAFKAGEYTFRAEGDSKKWATGYDFSKVSDGDIVKAELPDGSPPTPSGIIFNLGRETLQDRRVREAVALMFNFEWTNESLQYGLFSHRASFTQDTPLMAGAAPEGAELALLESLGDLVPGELLSAPAVVPHTSDPSRLLDRRNARQASKLLEDAGWTVQNGMRVNEAGEPLRLNFLMNSAGSPTISAVIENFVGNLQSIGIDARLEKVDSSQYTARERDRDYDMIYDAYAAFLGTGTGLSQRYGSEAAEFSLFNPAGLASPLVDAIIEASLDAETAEDEDAALMALDRALRHEFFMIPTWYNDSYWVAYYDQYDHPEIPSYALGYLDFWWYDEDRAQQLRASGALR
- a CDS encoding microcin C ABC transporter permease YejB; this translates as MGAYILRRLLLVIPTLFGIMLVNFALVQFVPGGPVEQAIARIQGGGDIFGGFAGGNNDAGVDTMARGSDSTYVGARGLPPELIEELEKEFGFDKPPVERFFHMLWNYMRLDFGESYFRAISVIDLIKEKLPVSITLGLWSTLIAHLVSIPLGIRKAVRDGSRFDTWTSGAIIAAYAIPGFLFAILLLVLFAGGSYWQIFPLRGLTSDNFDSLSPLGKVSDYFWHITLPVLASTISAFATLTLLTKNSFLDEIKKQYVITARAKGLSERKVLYGHVFRNAMLIVIASFPAVFISVFFGGSIIIETIFSLDGLGRLGFEAAVARDYPIVFGTLFIFGLIGLVVGILSDMMYVLVDPRIDFEKREG
- a CDS encoding ABC transporter permease, with product MALSPLNQRRWRNFTANRRAYWSLWIFAILFGISLLAEFVANDKPILVSYRGEYYAPIFNFYPETAFGGDFQTEAAYRDPEVQCLIATGGLDACFDDPEGYILDAEDGEVEGEAIDKGWALWPVIPYSFDTAVDRPGAAPLPPNGQNWLGTDGTKRDVMARVIHGFRLSVVFTLIVTGAASIIGILAGAVQGFFGGWLDLIFQRIIEIWSSTPSLYVIIIMFAILGRSFWLLVILLVLFSWTALVGVVRAEFLRARNLEYVRAARALGVGNGTIMLRHMLPNAMVATLTMLPFIITGTISTLATLDFLGFGLPSSAPSLGELTLQAKQNLQAPWLAFSAFFTFAIMLSLLVFIFEGIRDAFDPRKTFS